The following are encoded in a window of Bacillota bacterium genomic DNA:
- a CDS encoding phosphate propanoyltransferase, translating to MSEARKIPVGVSGRHVHVSQKDLEALFGSGYSLTCFKELSQPGQFAANETVTLVGPKGVIQKVRILGPVRKATQVEISRTDCYALGIDAPVRESGDLAGTPGIVIVGPNGPVKVDEGVIVAKRHIHFTPDLAKEYGVSDGEIVAVRTEGPRALVFDEVVVRVRGDFALDMHIDTDEANAAGLKQGDFVTLLKATQ from the coding sequence ATGAGCGAAGCTAGAAAGATCCCAGTTGGCGTTTCAGGAAGACACGTGCATGTCAGCCAGAAGGACCTTGAGGCCCTTTTCGGATCCGGGTATAGTCTCACGTGTTTTAAGGAACTCTCCCAGCCCGGGCAGTTCGCGGCAAACGAGACCGTGACGCTTGTCGGGCCGAAGGGAGTCATCCAGAAAGTCCGCATTCTCGGTCCCGTGCGGAAGGCGACCCAGGTCGAGATCTCTCGCACCGACTGTTACGCCCTGGGCATAGATGCCCCTGTGAGGGAGTCGGGAGATCTTGCGGGCACCCCCGGCATCGTGATAGTCGGCCCCAACGGCCCGGTCAAGGTGGACGAGGGCGTCATAGTCGCTAAGCGGCACATTCACTTCACGCCGGACCTTGCGAAGGAGTATGGCGTGAGCGACGGCGAGATCGTGGCGGTCCGCACGGAAGGCCCGAGGGCGCTCGTTTTCGATGAAGTCGTCGTGCGCGTGAGAGGGGACTTCGCCCTCGACATGCACATTGATACCGACGAAGCAAACGCGGCAGGCTTGAAACAGGGCGATTTCGTAACGCTCCTCAAGGCTACGCAGTGA
- a CDS encoding phage major capsid protein translates to MTRELRDLHARLAEAERAAKAALELRDVETAEAIMADVRNLRKQIADLEAEVAKEKQKPLTGYRIAGGADFGDGARVAVLAPQDKLTAWVRATGRTEIGASLDEQRHAFGQLVRAMAVGDWRTIPRDVRAALGTTPDSAGGFTVPDELAAFVLDLARANAVAIQAGVRTVPMESKTLTIPSLEADPTGGWKAENEAIGEDSTTAFGARVLTAKTWMVLVRMSLELLEDSTLAGQAVENAIAAAAGLALDKAILLGSGAGEEPLGVASTPGVLEVSLGANGGAITSYAPFSEAVQKIAENNGQAVAAILHPRDMGAIDRLTDTTGQPLTPPVSWQNLRKLTTSALPTNLTVGTATNASLALVGDFSNVFLGLRLPVTIQASYEAGDAWARGQVLIRARFRADVAVGRPTHIVKVTGIVPGV, encoded by the coding sequence ATGACTAGAGAACTGCGGGACTTGCACGCCAGACTTGCCGAGGCCGAGCGGGCTGCCAAGGCGGCCCTGGAGCTTCGAGACGTGGAGACGGCCGAGGCGATTATGGCCGACGTTCGGAACCTTCGCAAGCAGATTGCCGACCTTGAGGCCGAGGTGGCCAAGGAGAAGCAGAAGCCCCTGACTGGCTACCGTATCGCCGGGGGCGCTGACTTCGGGGACGGGGCTCGCGTGGCGGTGCTCGCTCCCCAGGATAAGCTGACCGCTTGGGTGCGGGCGACTGGGCGGACCGAGATTGGCGCGAGCCTGGACGAACAGCGGCATGCCTTCGGGCAACTGGTGCGCGCCATGGCTGTAGGTGACTGGCGCACCATCCCCCGCGACGTGCGGGCGGCCCTCGGGACGACGCCGGATTCTGCCGGCGGGTTCACCGTCCCAGACGAGCTCGCGGCTTTCGTGCTTGACCTGGCGCGGGCGAACGCCGTCGCGATTCAAGCGGGCGTCAGGACCGTCCCGATGGAGTCAAAGACGCTGACTATTCCCTCGCTAGAGGCCGACCCGACCGGCGGCTGGAAGGCCGAGAACGAGGCGATAGGCGAGGACAGCACCACGGCCTTCGGTGCCCGGGTACTCACGGCTAAGACGTGGATGGTGCTCGTGCGGATGTCGCTGGAGCTCCTGGAAGATTCGACCCTCGCGGGACAGGCCGTTGAAAACGCCATCGCCGCCGCCGCCGGGCTCGCGCTGGACAAGGCGATTCTGTTGGGCAGTGGCGCTGGAGAAGAGCCCTTGGGCGTTGCCAGCACGCCGGGCGTTCTGGAGGTAAGTCTCGGCGCGAACGGCGGCGCCATCACGTCCTACGCACCGTTCTCCGAGGCCGTGCAGAAGATTGCTGAGAACAACGGGCAGGCGGTTGCGGCCATCCTGCACCCTCGGGACATGGGCGCCATTGACCGGCTGACCGACACAACAGGCCAACCCTTGACGCCGCCTGTCTCGTGGCAGAACCTCCGCAAGCTGACGACGAGCGCCCTGCCGACGAACCTGACGGTGGGGACCGCCACCAATGCTTCCCTGGCGCTGGTGGGCGACTTCTCGAATGTCTTCCTGGGGCTGCGCCTGCCTGTGACCATTCAGGCGAGCTACGAGGCTGGCGACGCCTGGGCGCGCGGGCAAGTGCTGATCCGCGCGCGCTTCCGGGCAGATGTGGCGGTGGGACGGCCAACCCATATCGTGAAGGTGACCGGCATCGTGCCGGGCGTCTAA